The Verrucomicrobium spinosum DSM 4136 = JCM 18804 DNA segment CATGGTCATCAAAAGATCAGCAGTGCGTCCGCCTAAAAGACCCTCCCAACCGCCCTCCTCCCGCTCCCGGAAGGCAAACTCCGGCCGGAAGACACGATCCAGAAATCCCTTGAGCAGCGCGGGTACAGAGCCCCACCACACCGGGGATACGATCACGAGATGATCCGCGTCGAGAATCTCCTGCTGCACTGCCTCCAAGGCTGGCTCGAGGGGTTGGCCCCGTTCATTGGGGTCAAACTCCAGCTCATGCAGCCGGATCATTTTCACAGGGTGTCCGGCGGCAAGCGCAGCGTCGGCGTAGGCCTCAGCGATTCCTTCACACAGGCTGCCGTCGCGGGGGTGGCCGCAGATGACGGCCATCCGCATCTTCTCCACCGTGGGAGGGAAAGCCAGCGGCTCGGCGGTGGCAAAGAGGAGATTGGGCTCAGAGAGTTCTGGAGGGGGCTCGGGGGCCAGTGGCGTGTTGAAGGGAGTGGGCAGTTCTCCCTGATCTGTCGCCTCCTCTTCATCAAGGGTGAAGATGCTGGTCGTTTTCAGCATCTCCTCCTCTGGCGCGACGCCAAGCGACGCTTCGCCCACCTCCGCAGCCACTTCGGCGGCTTCCGCTTCATCAGCTCCCGCCAGACGGGGGATGCGGATTTTAATGGGTGGGCTGTCGTCGGTCGCCTCGCTCATGCCTGGGAAGCTATTCTTCGAGGCTTGGGCCAGTTTCGACCTTCACGAACTCCTCCGGGGAATCCAACGGCTTGTTGAGTTCCTCTGGGGGCCAGTCGTCTTTTTCGATATCAATCATGGCAATGTTCCTTGTATGCTTAAGACATCGGCAGCGGAGAAAGTGCTGGATGGGAGTGGAATAGTTTTTGTTAATTAGTTATCAATCATTCAGTATCAACCGGTCCCACCTCCGGATTGCGCAAACTTTAGAACTTTTTGCGTATCACCCGGCGGAGGCTGGACATTCACCTGAAGTGCCGGTTTGCATGAGGCGCAGTCAAACTGGCGGCCTCATTTCCCGCGAAGACCATCCACCCACCCACCGTAGTAAGTCATTCAAGCACAGGCGGTCCACAGCCTGCTTCTCCCCTCAACATGAACACATTGCCACCTTCGTCTCCCGCTTCCGCCCAGGCCCGCACTTCCCGGCGGCACTTCCTCAAGACCAGTGCTGCTGCCTTGCTGGGGGCACCGTTTGTCACCAGCGGCCTGCGCGCTGCTTCTCCGAATGGCAAACTCCGCCATGCGGCATTCGGTGCCAGTGGCATGTCCTATGCGGACATCAGCTCCCTGTCGAAGCACCCGAAGTGGGAGTTGGTGGCCGTGTGCGATGTGGACACGTCCAAGTTCGACCGCATCAAGCAGGAGTTCCCCAATGCGCGTCTGTACCAGGACTGGCGAGAGCTGCTGGCCAAGGAAGAGGGGCAGATCGACAGCGTGAACGTCTCTGTGCCTGACCACATGCACGGCCCGATGATCCTGCCGTGCATCGCCAAGGGGCTGCATGTCTATGGCCAGAAACCGCTGACCCAAAACCTCTATGAGTGCCGTTTGGTCACCGAGAAAGCCAGGGCCAAGGGGATCGTCACCCAGATGGGCATTCAGGTGTCCTCCTCTTTCACCGAGCGCATGGCGGTGCAGATGATCCAGGATGGTGCGATTGGGAAAGTGAAGGAAGTGCACACCTTCTCCAACAAGAAGTGGGGCGATATGGCTCCCGTACCGGAAAATGCGGACCCTGTGCCGGACGCTTTTGCCTGGGACAAGTGGCTGGGCGTCGCTGCTGACCGGCCGTTTATCAAGGGGTACTACCACCCTGGCAACTGGCGCAAGCGTCGTGACTTTGGCACGGGCACTCTGGGCGACATGGGCTGCCACATGTTCAGCGGCTGGTATCGTGCGCTGAATCTGACGATGCCTCTCAGCGTGACCTCCACGGGCACGCCTCCTCCCAACGCCACCAACTGGGCCATCGACGGCAAGGTGGAGTACCTGTATCCCGGCACGGACTTCACGGCAGACAAGACCGTGAAAGTAACCTGGTACGATGGTGATCAAATGCCGCCGACCGAGGTGCAGCAGGCCATTGAAGGCAAGTGGCCGGGCCAGGGCAGCATCTACATCGGCACGGATGGCGTGCTCCTCTCCGCCCATGGAAGCACTCCCACGCTGCATGCCAAAGAGAAGTTCAAAGGCTACAAGTATCCCCGTCTCGAGCCCCGGGACCACTGGGGTGAGTTTGTGGATTGCGCTCTCGCTGGTGGTGGCAAGAAGCCCAGCGCGAACTTTGACTACAGCGGTCCGATGACGGAGGCGGTCTTGCTGGGGTGCCTGGCATCCATCTTCCCGAACAAGACGCTGGAGTGGGATGCTCCCACTCAGACCTTCAAGAACTCGCCTGAAGCGACTGCGTTTGTGAAACGCAGCTATCGTGCGGGCTGGGAACTGCCGGCGTAGAGCTGGACTAGAGAGGGAGTCGATCTGCTGAGGGTTGGCTCCGTCCAATACGGGCCACGGAGCCGCGTTGGTGCGGCACATGGTCAGGCCATGCTGGCTGTGGAAGGACGAGATATCGCGTGCGGCGAACGGTTGCTGTGGCTTGGTGAAGTCAATTCCCGCATTGCGATGCCTCCATGCCCGCTTCATAGGGATGGATGCCTTCTTTTCCCAGACTCGACCAGTTGCTTGCTTCACTTGGCTACGGTACCCGCCGCGAGGTGCGCAACATGGTGGATCGCGGGCTCGTGAAAGTGGGTGGGGTGGTGGCAGAAGACTTTGACGCCCGGGTGGATCCGACGACGGTGACGGTGAAAGGGGAGCCGCTCGATGCGCCCTTTGGGTTGGTGGCGGTGTTTCACAAGCCGGTGGGCTATGTCTGCAGCCATGCCAGCGATGAAGGTCCCACAATCTATGACCTCCTCCCGAAGCGCTGGCCCTTTCGCAATCCCACGGTGACCAGTGTGGGCAGGCTGGACAAGGACACGAGTGGCATTCTGTTGCTGACGGACCAGGGCAAACTGGTGCAGAAGTGGACCTCACCCAAGTCCGAGATGGACAAGGTGTATGAAGTCACGGTGGACCGGCCGCTGGAGGAGCGCCTGATCGGAGTGTTCGCCGAGGGCACGCTCCTGTTGGAGAGCGAAAACAAACCGTGCCTGCCGGCGAAGCTGGAAATCGTGGATGCTCTGCATGCCCGGCTGACCCTGCAAGAGGGGCGTTACCATCAGGTGCGCCGCATGTTCGCCAGCCAGGGCTGGCATGTGGAGGCCCTGCACCGGTCGCGGTTTGGTGAGTATGAGCTGGAGGGCTTGGAGGTGGGGCAGTGGCGGGTGCTGCCGGTTTAGGGCGGTGCGTCGGTGCGTCGGTGCGTCGGTGCGTCGGTGCGTCGGTGCGTCGGTGCGTCGGTGCGTCGGTGCGTCGGTGCGTCGGTTGGGGTTCGAGGTAATTGTGAGGGTTTGGGGTGTGATGGGGAAGTGCGATCCTGACCGCGTAAACGCGGAACTCCAACCCTGCTGTTGGGACGGAGAGGGTTGGAGTTCCGCATTTATGCGGTGAAGCTCTTCAAAGAACCTGTGGGATGCGTAAGCCGATGGATGTCCTTGAATCTCAGGACATCCATCACCTTGACCTCTGACGCACCGACGCACTGACGCACTGACGTACTGGCTACTAAGCGAGCGCCGCGCGCAGCTCCTTGAGCACGTCCAACGTCTGCTTGATGCCGTCCATCTCGCTGGCTTTTACGCCTTCGTGTTCGATGCCAATGTAGCCGTTGTACCCGGCACCGATCACGATCTTGAGGATGCGCTCAAAATCGAGCGTCAACTCACGACCTTCGCGACGGTCTTCGGTGTAGAATTTCCCTGCGCCGGTGTTCCAGTCGTAGGCTTTGGCGCTGACGGCCTGCTTCACCCAGGGCATGAATTCACGCATGCCTTGGTAGGGATTGTAGAGCTCGCCGGCATCCCGGTTGGTGTAGAAGTTGCCGAAGTCTGGGAGCACGCCTACGCGCGGGTGGTTGACCGCTTTCATCACACCGGTGAGCCACTTGCCGTTGGAGGAGGTGCCGCCGTGGTTTTCCACCACGACAAAGAGGCCGCGCTTGTCGCCTTCCACGCACAGGGCGTGCAGGCCGTCTGCGGCCAGTTTCATCTGCTCCTCGGCGGGCAGCTTGGGGTTGCTGGCGGCATTCACGCGGATGCTGTGGCAGCCCAGGAAGGCGGCGGCATCCAGCCACTTGAGGTGGTTTTCCACCGTCAGCTTGCGCTTGGCCTCATCTGGATCGCCCAGATTGCCTTCGCGGTCGCACATGATGAGCAGGCCTTTCACGCCCTCGCCTTCCTGGCGCTTCTTCATTTCGCCCAGGTAGGCCTGGTCCTTGGCCTTGTCGAAGAACATCTGGTTCACGTACTCCACACCATCAATGCCGAAGCTGCGGGCCACCTTCGCGAAGTCCAGGTGGTCCAGCGGCTCTTCCCCGCCGCGCTTGAGGATGCGCTTGTTCAGGGACCATTCGGCCAGCGAGATCTTGAAGAGCTCCTTCTTGCCCTCGGCAGCGGAGACCACGGGGGCGGCAGCCAGAGCAGCGGCGGAAGCGGTCGCCAGTTTCAGAAAGGAGCGACGGGACGGGGAGGGACGATGCGGTGTCATGCGACCTGCATTGAATGCCAGTCGCGGCAGGGATGCAAGCTTCCACCGTGCCCGGGCACGCCTGGCTCGTTGTCAG contains these protein-coding regions:
- a CDS encoding sugar phosphate isomerase/epimerase family protein; the protein is MTPHRPSPSRRSFLKLATASAAALAAAPVVSAAEGKKELFKISLAEWSLNKRILKRGGEEPLDHLDFAKVARSFGIDGVEYVNQMFFDKAKDQAYLGEMKKRQEGEGVKGLLIMCDREGNLGDPDEAKRKLTVENHLKWLDAAAFLGCHSIRVNAASNPKLPAEEQMKLAADGLHALCVEGDKRGLFVVVENHGGTSSNGKWLTGVMKAVNHPRVGVLPDFGNFYTNRDAGELYNPYQGMREFMPWVKQAVSAKAYDWNTGAGKFYTEDRREGRELTLDFERILKIVIGAGYNGYIGIEHEGVKASEMDGIKQTLDVLKELRAALA
- a CDS encoding Gfo/Idh/MocA family protein, giving the protein MNTLPPSSPASAQARTSRRHFLKTSAAALLGAPFVTSGLRAASPNGKLRHAAFGASGMSYADISSLSKHPKWELVAVCDVDTSKFDRIKQEFPNARLYQDWRELLAKEEGQIDSVNVSVPDHMHGPMILPCIAKGLHVYGQKPLTQNLYECRLVTEKARAKGIVTQMGIQVSSSFTERMAVQMIQDGAIGKVKEVHTFSNKKWGDMAPVPENADPVPDAFAWDKWLGVAADRPFIKGYYHPGNWRKRRDFGTGTLGDMGCHMFSGWYRALNLTMPLSVTSTGTPPPNATNWAIDGKVEYLYPGTDFTADKTVKVTWYDGDQMPPTEVQQAIEGKWPGQGSIYIGTDGVLLSAHGSTPTLHAKEKFKGYKYPRLEPRDHWGEFVDCALAGGGKKPSANFDYSGPMTEAVLLGCLASIFPNKTLEWDAPTQTFKNSPEATAFVKRSYRAGWELPA
- a CDS encoding pseudouridine synthase; this encodes MPSFPRLDQLLASLGYGTRREVRNMVDRGLVKVGGVVAEDFDARVDPTTVTVKGEPLDAPFGLVAVFHKPVGYVCSHASDEGPTIYDLLPKRWPFRNPTVTSVGRLDKDTSGILLLTDQGKLVQKWTSPKSEMDKVYEVTVDRPLEERLIGVFAEGTLLLESENKPCLPAKLEIVDALHARLTLQEGRYHQVRRMFASQGWHVEALHRSRFGEYELEGLEVGQWRVLPV